Proteins encoded together in one Sceloporus undulatus isolate JIND9_A2432 ecotype Alabama chromosome 4, SceUnd_v1.1, whole genome shotgun sequence window:
- the MOV10 gene encoding helicase MOV-10: MPKRTVRETAEIGEHFLQFLKDSGRGDVSHKEQLKAIYNQEFRHRDNAKGPNFSSVLYALFIYGRATMRQERVQFEKVKRKVKLTDQYWRPPNDTGDHPTQQRSSGSGPPPRRSPAKKRAEFVSEKNGIDIVSTCDVGNGKISFHVSPNRSVMIRIEVKNNGTNEVTLCKYRMLPKRHEFTFEVSVPTPVRIPPGGKYEFLVSCLTQDYGFFPVTLMFDFMSEQNEPFTIGRFMSAVANSKLAEQLGPTAPYQPYQAKLHKPQVVTVVDGVPPNDFLEYELKLTQKLKFYKYPPDLKDLVKFLTAGYAPSDDIRDRVALLRSNLKAPLQFNKYCDKFCLLLHLEEIQMEVDIHVYDMENVPMVADRNLLVLEAPGVAENRPSVLRGDHLFVTLAEEQRQQPVVQYKGYVHGVELDRVKLGFSEKLRSNFINKMKFNVSFTFNRLPLRLQHRAAELAKKKQLQHLLFPSLSYGQSLLSASQHLNLYNPNLEKNEEQRKAVYQVVAGTSRPAPYLIFGPPGTGKTVTMVEAIKQVLHCIEGSHVLACAPSNSACDLLCQLLKQHLEKRAIYRMNASSRDYGTVPEDIKPFCNWDKTKRCPVFPPKKELQNYRVIITTLVTAGRLVSADFPPGHFSHVFIDESGHAVETESLVAIAGILSVMDPNTNPKGGQLVLAGDPKQLGPILMSPLAIEHGLGLSLLERLMEQNSLYQKEDGSYNTQFVTKLLRNYRSHPAILKYPNDKFYDGELQEHGDHAITHSYCKWKELVKQGFPIIFHGVCGEDQREGNSPSFFNTTEISVLIDYLKKLLLEDRGKKGQSQILPKEIGVISPYRKQVEKIRYAINVETELKNLNNIKDLKVGSVEEFQGQERRVVLISTVRSSNHYLGFDKKFKLGFLKNPKRFNVAITRAKALLIIVGNPMTLAKDLHWAEFLKYCRENNAYRGYQYVEDENDEDEVLAAGLHSLSLDRKPAESTLGESHIQQQVESGWRHEH, from the exons ATGCCCAAAAGGACGGTGCGAGAGACGGCCGAGATCGGAGAGCACTTCCTCCAGTTCCTCAAGGACTCCGGCCGGGGAGATGTGAGCCACAAGGAGCAGCTCAAGGCCATCTACAACCAGGAGTTCCGCCACAG AGATAATGCAAAGGGACCCAATTTCTCCTCTGTACTGTATGCACTATTCATTTACGGCCGTGCCACAATGCGTCAAGAACGTGTGCAGTTTGAAAAG GTAAAGAGGAAAGTAAAGCTTACTGATCAATACTGGAGGCCACCAAATGATACTGGAGATCACCCTACCCAGCAACGGAGCTCAGGTAGTGGCCCACCTCCCCGTCGGTCACCTGCAAAGAAAAG AGCTGAATTTGTCTCCGAGAAGAATGGAATTGACATAGTTTCTACGTGTGATGTGGGGAATGGTAAAATCAGTTTCCATGTGTCCCCAAATCGGAGTGTGATGATCCGCATTGAAGTAAAGAATAATGGGACAAATGAAGTGACATTGTGCAAGTACAGAATGTTACCTAAACGGCATGAATTCACCTTTGAAGTTTCTGTACCCACACCTGTAAGAATACCACCAG gGGGAAAATATGAGTTCCTGGTGAGCTGTCTGACACAGGACTATGGCTTCTTTCCTGTCACTCTGATGTTTGATTTCATGAGTGAGCAGAATGAACCCTTCACCATAGGGCGTTTCATGTCTGCTGTCGCCAATAGCAAATTAGCAGAACAGCTGGGTCCCACAGCACCTTACCAACCTTATCAAGCCAAACTACACAAACCTCAGGTTGTCACAGTAGTAGATGGTGTCCCACCAAATGA CTTTTTAGAATATGAACTAAAACTAACACAAAAACTGAAGTTCTACAAATATCCACCAGACTTGAAGGATCTGGTTAAGTTCCTGACTGCAGGCTATGCACCCAGTGATGACATCCGTGACAGAGTTGCTCTGCTCAG AAGTAACCTGAAAGCTCCCCTTCAGTTCAACAAGTATTGTGACAAGTTTTGCCTACTCCTTCACCTGGAAGAGATCCAAATGGAGGTGGACATCCATGTATATGATATGGAAAACGTTCCTATGGTTGCTGATCGGAATCTTCTCGTCCTGGAG GCACCTGGCGTTGCAGAGAACCGCCCATCAGTACTGAGAGGTGATCATCTTTTTGTGACCTTAGCTGAAGAGCAACGACAGCAGCCAGTTGTGCAGTATAAAGGCTATGTTCATGGTGTGGAGCTGGACAGAGTCAAGCTGGGTTTCTCTGAAAA ACTGCGATCTAATTTCATCAATAAAATGAAGTTTAATGTGTCCTTCACTTTCAACCGTCTGCCATTACGCCTCCAACATCGTGCTGCTGAGcttgccaaaaagaagcagctgcaACACCTGCTTTTCCCATCTTTGTCTTATGGGCAATCCCTACTTTCTGCCAGTCAGCACCTCAA TCTATATAATCCTAATCTTGAGAAAAATGAAGAACAGAGGAAAGCTGTCTATCAAGTGGTAGCAGGAACCTCCCGACCAGCCCCATACCTTATATTTGGACCTCCTGGTACTGGCAAGACTGTCACCATGGTGGAGGCCATCAAACAG GTGTTGCACTGCATTGAGGGTTCCCATGTACTTGCTTGCGCCCCTTCCAACAGTGCCTGTGACCTGCTCTGCCAACTGCTTAAACAACACTTGGAAAAGAGGGCTATATACAGGATGAATGCCAGCAGCAGGGATTATGGCACAGTCCCTGAGGATATCAAG CCCTTCTGTAATTGGGACAAGACAAAGAGGTGCcctgtctttccccccaaaaaggagctgcaaaactaCCGGGTCATAATCACTACCTTGGTGACAGCAGGAAG ATTGGTCTCAGCTGATTTCCCTCCAGGACATTTTTCTCATGTCTTCATTGATGAGAGTGGCCATGCTGTTGAGACAGAGAGTCTGGTTGCTATTGCAG GTATCCTTTCAGTGATGGATCCAAATACTAACCCTAAAGGTGGCCAGCTGGTTTTGGCAGGGGATCCCAAGCAACTGGGGCCAATCCTGATGTCTCCTCTGGCTATTGAGCATGGCTTAG GGCTTTCCTTGCTGGAGCGACTAATGGAGCAGAACTCATTGTACCAGAAGGAGGATGGCAGCTACAACACACAATTTGTTACCAAGCTGTTGAGGAACTATCG ATCCCATCCTGCCATTCTCAAATATCCCAATGACAAGTTCTATGATGGGGAGCTGCAGGAGCATGGTGACCATGCAATCACCCATTCCTACTGTAAATGGAAAGAACTGGTCAAACAG GGTTTTCCCATCATCTTTCATGGAGTCTGTGGAGAAGACCAGCGTGAAGGGAACAGCCCTTCCTTTTTCAACACTACTGAGATTTCGGTTCTGATCGACTACCTGAAGAAACTACTCCTAGAAGATCGAGGCAAGAAAGGCCAGTCTCAAATTCTTCCGAAAGAGATTGGTGTCATCTCTCCATACAGAAAACAG GTTGAAAAGATAAGATATGCTATTAATGTAGAAACAGAACTCAAAAATCTCAACAATATCAAGGATCTGAAG gTGGGCTCTGTTGAGGAATTTCAAGGTCAAGAACGGCGTGTGGTGCTCATTTCAACTGTGCGGAGCAGCAATCATTACTTAGGTTTTGATAAAAAGTTCAAACTTGGCTTCCTCAAGAACCCCAAG